One part of the Sphingopyxis sp. PAMC25046 genome encodes these proteins:
- a CDS encoding SapC family protein produces MTRHAVLDNMTHRELRVRTDAGAELGDEVMATLIVPTEFRRVQAHFPILFRRETGRDDFTALAMFGFQNGENLFLEGGHWDARYRPLSLAIGPFLIGRPAGGEGSGQVHIDLDHPRIADASDGVRLFDGEGKATPYLDEIAERLGDLDEGYRESKAFYEALLAYDLLEPFSLEVTLDDGSVHSLVGFHIIDEAKLRGLDGEALGALHAAGHLMPMFMALASLSQLSALVARKNRRLGGG; encoded by the coding sequence ATGACCCGCCACGCCGTTCTCGACAATATGACCCACCGCGAACTGCGCGTGCGCACCGACGCGGGGGCGGAACTGGGCGACGAGGTCATGGCGACGCTGATCGTGCCGACCGAGTTCCGGCGCGTGCAGGCGCATTTCCCGATCCTGTTCCGCCGCGAAACCGGACGCGACGACTTCACCGCGCTCGCGATGTTCGGATTCCAGAATGGCGAGAATCTGTTTCTCGAAGGCGGGCATTGGGACGCGCGCTATCGCCCGCTGTCGCTTGCGATCGGGCCGTTCCTGATCGGGCGTCCGGCGGGCGGCGAGGGGTCGGGGCAGGTCCATATCGATCTCGACCATCCGCGGATCGCCGATGCGAGCGACGGCGTGCGGCTGTTCGACGGCGAAGGGAAGGCGACCCCCTATCTGGACGAGATCGCCGAGCGGCTCGGCGACCTCGACGAAGGCTATCGCGAGAGCAAGGCCTTTTACGAGGCGCTGCTCGCCTATGACCTGCTCGAACCCTTCAGCCTCGAGGTGACGCTCGACGATGGGTCGGTCCATTCGCTCGTCGGCTTCCACATTATCGACGAAGCGAAGCTGCGCGGGCTCGATGGCGAGGCACTCGGCGCGCTGCACGCTGCCGGACATCTGATGCCCATGTTCATGGCGCTGGCATCGCTGTCGCAGCTGTCGGCGCTCGTCGCGCGCAAGAACCGCAGGCTCGGCGGTGGCTGA
- a CDS encoding MFS transporter encodes MADTGAVHRQSLAFLLLYALAAAGGAIAYVPFLTIWLPSRMTELAGPADVETLGYVTFFGAIAASVGGIAFGWLSDRTRSRRAWVLAGLVLSITLLLLVPMAEDVWTLVGIIIAWQLTLNMMLGPLAAWAGDCVPDAQKGLLGGLLAFSPALGAWSGALVTWPGLVSGESRLIVIALLVASAVLPVLLLGRPRVFPELTAPPARAADAHRQRPSGPAVRMWLARLLVQIAEAALFAYLYFWFRSIAPDMHDNEKARIFGVALTLAIPIALASGRWADRNDRPFLPLVVSAAVSAVGMIGMAFAAELDAAKASYLVFGVATTVFLSLHASQTLRILPRSDRRGRDLGIFNLTNTMPSLIMPWLTISLVPGFGFDALFLLLAGLTAIAVLLLATMPRPR; translated from the coding sequence ATGGCTGATACGGGCGCGGTTCACCGCCAGTCCCTCGCGTTCCTGCTCCTCTACGCGCTCGCCGCGGCGGGCGGGGCAATCGCCTATGTGCCGTTTCTGACGATCTGGCTGCCGTCGCGCATGACCGAGCTGGCCGGGCCGGCGGACGTCGAGACCCTGGGCTATGTCACTTTCTTCGGCGCGATCGCCGCGAGTGTCGGCGGCATCGCATTCGGCTGGCTCAGCGATCGCACGCGCAGCCGGCGCGCGTGGGTGCTCGCCGGGCTGGTCCTGAGCATCACTCTGCTCCTCCTCGTTCCGATGGCGGAGGATGTCTGGACGCTGGTCGGCATCATCATCGCGTGGCAGCTCACGCTCAACATGATGCTCGGGCCGCTCGCCGCCTGGGCGGGCGATTGCGTCCCCGATGCGCAGAAGGGACTGCTCGGCGGACTGCTCGCTTTCTCGCCAGCGCTCGGCGCCTGGTCGGGCGCGCTCGTGACCTGGCCGGGGCTGGTGTCGGGTGAGAGCCGCCTGATCGTCATCGCGCTGCTCGTCGCGAGCGCGGTGCTTCCCGTGCTGCTGCTTGGCCGGCCGCGCGTCTTTCCCGAGCTGACCGCGCCGCCCGCGCGCGCCGCCGATGCGCATCGCCAGCGCCCGAGCGGCCCGGCGGTGCGGATGTGGCTTGCACGCCTCTTGGTCCAGATCGCCGAGGCGGCGCTCTTCGCCTATCTCTATTTCTGGTTCCGGTCGATCGCCCCCGATATGCACGACAATGAAAAGGCGCGTATCTTCGGGGTTGCGCTGACGCTTGCGATACCGATCGCGCTGGCGAGCGGGCGCTGGGCCGACCGCAACGACCGGCCCTTCCTGCCGCTCGTCGTCAGCGCGGCGGTGTCGGCGGTGGGGATGATCGGCATGGCCTTTGCAGCCGAGCTCGACGCGGCAAAGGCGAGCTATCTTGTATTCGGCGTGGCAACGACGGTGTTCCTGTCGCTCCATGCCAGCCAGACATTGCGCATCCTGCCGCGTTCGGACCGGCGCGGACGCGACCTCGGCATCTTCAACCTGACGAATACGATGCCGTCGCTGATCATGCCGTGGTTGACCATTTCGCTCGTCCCCGGCTTCGGATTCGATGCGCTGTTCCTGTTGCTTGCCGGGCTGACCGCGATCGCGGTGCTGCTGCTGGCGACGATGCCGCGCCCGCGCTGA
- a CDS encoding glycoside hydrolase family 3 protein: MRRQAMVIAAALLLAGTAMAATQDAGEAAAVHPELWPAAKSPAAITDAATEARIDALLKKMTVEQKVGQLIQGDISTITPKDLETWPLGSILAGGNSGPNGNERSSAADWAKLVGEFRSVSMKPQANGVAIPIIFGVDAVHGHNNIPGATLFPHNIGLGAARDPELIQRIGAVTAAEIAGSGIEWTFAPTLAVPQDLRWGRSYEGYAADPKLVADYAKAMVLGLQGPLAAGKTVDASHVAATAKHFLADGGTFEGKDQGDAKVDEKELIAKHAMGYPAAIDAGALTVMASFSSWQGVKHHGNKGLLTDALKTKMGFEGFVVGDWNGHGQVAGCSVTDCAQSINAGLDMFMAPDSWKGLYETTLKQAKDGTIPVARLDDAVRRILRVKYKLGLFPEGHVDRSAVKAVGTPEHLAVAREAVAKSLVLLKNNGNILPVKPGARVLVTGPGADNMAMQSGGWTISWQGTDVVRSDFPNGQTIWEALDKSVRDAGGVATLSEAGVFKEKPDVAIVVFGEAPYAEFQGDVATLDYQPTEATDLATLKKLKAAGIPVVALFLSGRPMFTNPEINAADAFVASWLPGSQGAGVADVLVAGKDGKTARGFTGTLPFAWPSDARSPVENPQFAVGYGLKYGDTTTVPQLSEELGVDISAALNVENFFSGGRARAPWVLSITDAGGKRPVESAPIASPGGMIAARSVDVRAQEDGKSFTWTGPATLELTGPYADLSRQLGNSFALRVDWRIDAAGSAPVSLALGGKAFDISAAVKAAAGQVSTIKVPLRCFADAGANLRQVDNAVTVKADKGFAATLLNTNVEAVGENLPCPPAAK, translated from the coding sequence ATGCGCCGACAGGCAATGGTGATCGCGGCTGCGCTGCTTCTGGCGGGAACCGCAATGGCAGCGACGCAGGACGCAGGTGAGGCCGCGGCCGTCCATCCCGAACTCTGGCCCGCGGCGAAGAGCCCCGCCGCCATCACCGACGCCGCGACCGAGGCGCGCATCGATGCGCTGCTGAAGAAGATGACGGTCGAGCAAAAGGTCGGCCAGCTGATCCAGGGCGATATCAGCACGATTACGCCGAAGGATCTCGAAACCTGGCCGCTCGGATCGATCCTCGCGGGTGGCAACAGTGGGCCCAATGGCAATGAACGATCGAGCGCGGCCGACTGGGCGAAACTCGTCGGCGAATTTCGTTCCGTCTCGATGAAACCGCAGGCGAACGGCGTCGCGATCCCGATCATCTTCGGGGTCGATGCGGTGCACGGGCATAATAATATTCCAGGCGCGACGCTCTTCCCGCACAATATCGGGCTCGGCGCGGCGCGCGATCCCGAATTGATCCAGCGGATCGGCGCGGTGACGGCGGCCGAAATCGCGGGCAGCGGTATCGAATGGACCTTTGCGCCGACGCTCGCCGTGCCGCAGGATCTGCGCTGGGGGCGCAGCTATGAAGGCTATGCTGCCGACCCCAAGCTCGTCGCCGATTATGCGAAGGCGATGGTGCTCGGGCTGCAGGGACCACTCGCTGCGGGCAAGACTGTCGATGCAAGTCACGTCGCGGCGACCGCCAAGCATTTCCTTGCCGACGGCGGGACGTTCGAGGGCAAGGATCAGGGCGACGCCAAGGTCGACGAGAAGGAGCTGATCGCGAAACATGCGATGGGTTATCCTGCCGCGATCGACGCCGGCGCGCTGACCGTGATGGCGAGTTTCTCGAGCTGGCAGGGGGTCAAGCATCATGGCAACAAGGGGCTGCTGACCGACGCCCTCAAGACCAAGATGGGCTTTGAAGGCTTCGTCGTCGGCGACTGGAACGGCCATGGGCAGGTCGCGGGGTGCAGCGTCACCGACTGCGCGCAGTCGATCAACGCCGGGCTCGACATGTTCATGGCGCCCGACAGCTGGAAGGGGCTTTACGAGACGACGCTGAAACAGGCGAAGGACGGCACGATCCCGGTGGCGCGCCTCGACGATGCGGTGCGGCGCATCCTGCGCGTGAAATATAAGCTCGGCCTGTTTCCCGAAGGCCATGTCGATCGCAGCGCCGTGAAGGCGGTCGGCACCCCCGAGCATCTCGCCGTGGCGCGCGAGGCGGTCGCCAAGTCGCTGGTGTTGCTCAAGAACAACGGCAATATCCTGCCGGTCAAGCCCGGCGCGCGCGTGCTCGTCACGGGTCCGGGCGCCGACAATATGGCGATGCAATCGGGCGGCTGGACGATCAGCTGGCAGGGCACCGACGTCGTGCGCTCCGACTTCCCGAACGGGCAGACGATCTGGGAAGCGCTCGACAAGTCGGTGCGCGACGCCGGCGGCGTCGCGACCTTGTCCGAAGCCGGGGTATTCAAGGAAAAGCCCGACGTCGCGATCGTCGTGTTCGGCGAGGCGCCCTATGCCGAGTTCCAGGGTGATGTCGCGACGCTCGATTATCAGCCGACCGAAGCAACCGACCTTGCGACGCTCAAGAAACTGAAGGCCGCGGGCATTCCGGTGGTTGCGCTCTTCCTTTCGGGGCGGCCGATGTTCACCAATCCCGAAATCAACGCCGCCGACGCCTTCGTCGCCAGCTGGCTACCGGGCTCGCAGGGGGCCGGGGTCGCCGACGTGCTCGTCGCCGGCAAGGACGGCAAGACCGCGCGCGGCTTCACCGGCACGCTCCCCTTCGCCTGGCCGTCCGATGCGCGCTCGCCGGTCGAAAATCCGCAATTTGCCGTAGGCTACGGGCTGAAATATGGCGATACGACGACGGTGCCGCAGCTGTCCGAAGAGCTGGGCGTCGATATTTCGGCGGCGCTCAATGTCGAGAATTTCTTCTCGGGCGGCCGCGCGCGCGCGCCGTGGGTGCTGTCGATCACCGACGCGGGCGGCAAACGGCCGGTCGAGTCCGCGCCGATCGCGAGCCCCGGCGGCATGATCGCGGCGCGCTCGGTCGATGTGCGCGCGCAGGAAGACGGCAAGAGCTTCACCTGGACCGGCCCGGCCACGCTCGAGCTGACCGGCCCCTATGCCGACCTGTCGCGCCAGCTGGGCAACAGCTTCGCGCTTCGCGTCGACTGGCGGATCGATGCGGCCGGCAGCGCGCCGGTCAGCCTCGCGCTCGGCGGTAAGGCGTTCGACATTTCTGCCGCGGTCAAGGCGGCCGCCGGACAGGTGTCGACCATCAAGGTGCCGCTGCGCTGTTTCGCCGATGCGGGGGCCAATTTGCGGCAGGTCGACAATGCGGTGACGGTCAAGGCGGACAAGGGTTTTGCCGCGACGCTGCTGAATACGAATGTCGAGGCGGTCGGCGAGAATCTGCCTTGCCCGCCCGCCGCAAAATGA
- a CDS encoding cupin-like domain-containing protein yields the protein MAEQAGAFADRLARVPERPWDKGARPGALLEGAREPFVLRGLVAGWPLVEAGKRSARDARRYLLDHARDRPFKVSIGPPGHDGRLFYDDEMQMNFRVGTGKLADIFAGIETAEERGEARTVYLASIDIPSHFDGLDEANGVELGDRDPLKSIWIGTRTKIAAHNDFPDNLACCAAGRRRFTLFPPGAFRDLYLGPIDNTPAGRVVSMVDFDAPDLAKHPRFVDAMAEALTVELEPGDAIFIPSMWWHHVEGLADFNILVNYWWRRTPAWLGQPQAALNHAILAIRDLPPEDKAIWREQFDHYVFDNDASVTDHIPETARSILAPLTSETAGRLRAFLLRALSK from the coding sequence GTGGCTGAACAGGCCGGCGCCTTTGCCGACCGCCTTGCGCGGGTGCCCGAGCGGCCATGGGACAAGGGGGCGCGGCCGGGCGCGTTGCTGGAAGGCGCGCGCGAGCCCTTTGTCCTGCGCGGGCTCGTCGCCGGCTGGCCGCTCGTCGAAGCGGGCAAACGCTCGGCGCGCGACGCGCGGCGTTATCTGCTGGACCATGCGCGCGATCGTCCGTTCAAAGTCTCGATCGGCCCGCCGGGGCACGACGGGCGGCTGTTCTACGACGACGAAATGCAAATGAATTTCCGGGTCGGGACCGGCAAGCTCGCCGATATTTTCGCCGGCATCGAGACCGCCGAGGAACGCGGCGAGGCGCGCACCGTCTATCTGGCGTCGATCGATATTCCGTCGCATTTCGACGGGCTCGACGAAGCGAACGGGGTCGAGCTTGGCGACCGCGATCCCTTGAAGAGCATCTGGATCGGCACGCGCACCAAGATCGCGGCGCACAATGATTTTCCCGACAATCTGGCGTGCTGCGCCGCCGGCCGCCGCCGCTTCACGCTGTTCCCGCCGGGCGCGTTCCGCGATCTCTATCTCGGGCCGATCGACAATACGCCCGCGGGGCGCGTGGTCAGCATGGTCGATTTCGACGCCCCCGACCTTGCGAAGCATCCGCGCTTCGTCGATGCCATGGCCGAGGCGCTGACGGTGGAACTCGAACCCGGCGATGCGATCTTCATCCCGTCGATGTGGTGGCACCATGTCGAGGGGCTCGCCGACTTCAACATATTGGTGAATTACTGGTGGCGGCGGACCCCGGCGTGGCTCGGACAACCGCAGGCGGCGCTCAACCATGCGATCCTCGCGATCCGCGACCTGCCACCGGAAGACAAGGCGATCTGGCGCGAACAGTTCGACCATTATGTCTTCGACAACGATGCAAGCGTCACCGACCATATTCCCGAAACCGCGCGCAGCATCCTCGCCCCGCTCACGTCCGAGACGGCGGGGCGGCTGCGCGCCTTCTTGCTGAGGGCCTTGAGTAAATGA
- a CDS encoding glycoside hydrolase family 16 protein, whose amino-acid sequence MRAAAFLMLAAAPAAAAAQPPADAGWRLVWSDEFDGGAIDRGKWDFDVDCWGGGNNERQCYTDRPVNAVLRDGKLVITARKEAMTGPAFPLSQRGDPEKAEAQATKPYTSARLVTRGKAAWTYGKIEVRAKLPQGQGTWPAIWMLPEADHYGSWAASGEIDILEAVNLGVRCDDCAGGIENRILGTLHFGGRWPDNLHKGDETALPAPLDGYHVFGIVWEKGKIVWTVDGKPYATRVASEWSTSGSDDPAAPFDRPFHLILNLAIGGGLAEGRGLKGLDESGYPKIMEIDWVRVWQCGGDAVSDCGTKGDQGQ is encoded by the coding sequence ATGCGTGCCGCGGCTTTCCTGATGCTGGCCGCGGCGCCGGCGGCCGCTGCGGCGCAGCCGCCCGCGGACGCCGGATGGCGGCTCGTTTGGTCGGACGAGTTCGACGGCGGCGCGATCGATCGCGGCAAATGGGATTTCGACGTCGATTGCTGGGGCGGGGGCAACAACGAGCGCCAATGCTATACCGACCGGCCGGTCAATGCGGTGCTGAGGGACGGCAAGCTGGTCATCACCGCGCGCAAAGAGGCGATGACCGGGCCGGCGTTTCCGCTGTCGCAGCGCGGCGACCCGGAAAAGGCGGAGGCGCAGGCCACGAAGCCGTATACCTCCGCCCGCCTCGTCACGCGCGGCAAGGCGGCGTGGACCTATGGCAAGATCGAGGTGCGCGCAAAGCTGCCGCAGGGGCAGGGGACGTGGCCGGCAATCTGGATGCTGCCCGAGGCCGATCATTACGGGAGCTGGGCGGCGTCGGGCGAGATCGACATATTAGAGGCGGTGAACCTCGGCGTGCGGTGCGACGATTGCGCGGGCGGAATCGAGAACCGCATCCTCGGCACGTTGCACTTCGGCGGGCGATGGCCGGACAACCTGCATAAGGGTGACGAGACCGCGCTTCCCGCCCCGCTCGACGGTTACCACGTCTTCGGCATCGTCTGGGAAAAGGGAAAGATCGTCTGGACGGTCGACGGCAAGCCCTATGCGACGCGCGTTGCGAGCGAATGGTCGACGAGCGGATCGGACGATCCCGCGGCGCCGTTCGACCGGCCCTTTCACCTGATCCTGAACCTCGCGATCGGTGGCGGGCTCGCCGAGGGACGCGGGCTGAAGGGCCTCGATGAAAGCGGATATCCGAAAATTATGGAAATAGACTGGGTTCGCGTCTGGCAATGTGGCGGTGATGCCGTTAGCGATTGCGGCACCAAGGGGGATCAGGGACAATAA
- a CDS encoding tryptophan halogenase family protein has protein sequence MNSAIEKVVIVGGGTAGWLTAARLASSPRAMAGRLSVTLIEAPDIPTIGVGEGTWPTMRATLGAIGIGEGEFLAACDGSFKQGSRFDGWVTGAVDDRYLHPFTAPPAAPTAELLAAWRSGAADLSFAAAMTPQTHVCDLNLAPRQRAMPDYQGAANYAYHLDAGKFAALLARRAVQQLGVRHVADHVTGIDADGAGGIASVATSRNGAVEGDLFIDCTGHASLLIGGHLGVDWIDRGDTLFNDRALAAQVPVTPGSPVASQTVSTAHEAGWIWDIGLPGRRGIGCVYASRFMDDDAAEAVLRAYIARVLPEAPEVPARRLSFPTGHRVRFWEGNCIAVGLSAGFIEPLEASAIVMIELSLNALIDNFPANRAALPIHAARFNELFRYRWDRIVEFLKLHYVLSRREEPYWLAQRDAAHIPSRLAEMLALWRDQPPSAWDFPRVDEIFSAESHQYILYGMGFPVPADLPTTGGRAEGLLADTRQRARSLAAALPANRDYLDTLRPGVQAAAARQEGIG, from the coding sequence ATGAATAGCGCGATCGAGAAGGTTGTCATCGTGGGCGGCGGCACCGCCGGCTGGCTGACGGCGGCGCGCCTCGCAAGTTCGCCGCGGGCGATGGCGGGCCGGCTTTCCGTCACGCTGATCGAGGCGCCCGACATCCCGACGATCGGTGTCGGCGAGGGCACCTGGCCGACGATGCGCGCAACCCTCGGGGCAATCGGCATCGGCGAGGGCGAATTCCTTGCCGCGTGCGACGGGTCTTTCAAGCAGGGGTCGCGGTTCGACGGCTGGGTTACCGGTGCGGTGGACGACCGCTATCTGCACCCCTTCACCGCGCCGCCCGCGGCACCGACGGCCGAACTGCTCGCGGCGTGGCGGTCGGGCGCCGCCGATCTGTCCTTCGCCGCGGCGATGACGCCGCAGACGCATGTCTGCGACCTGAACCTCGCGCCGCGACAGCGGGCGATGCCCGATTATCAGGGCGCGGCGAACTATGCCTATCATCTCGATGCCGGGAAGTTCGCGGCGCTGCTCGCGCGCCGCGCAGTGCAACAGCTGGGCGTGCGGCATGTCGCGGATCATGTCACCGGCATCGATGCGGACGGAGCCGGCGGGATAGCGTCGGTCGCGACGAGCCGGAACGGTGCGGTCGAGGGCGACCTGTTCATCGACTGCACCGGCCATGCGTCGCTGCTGATCGGCGGGCATTTGGGCGTCGACTGGATCGACCGCGGCGATACGCTGTTCAACGATCGCGCGCTTGCGGCGCAGGTGCCGGTGACGCCCGGCAGCCCGGTCGCATCGCAAACGGTATCGACCGCGCATGAGGCGGGCTGGATCTGGGATATCGGCCTGCCCGGGCGCCGCGGCATAGGCTGCGTCTATGCGAGCCGCTTCATGGACGACGATGCGGCGGAAGCGGTGCTGCGAGCCTATATTGCGCGCGTGCTGCCCGAGGCGCCCGAAGTTCCGGCGCGGCGGCTGAGTTTCCCCACCGGGCATCGCGTGCGCTTCTGGGAAGGCAATTGCATCGCGGTCGGCCTGTCCGCGGGCTTCATCGAGCCGCTCGAAGCCTCGGCGATCGTGATGATCGAATTGTCGCTGAACGCGCTGATCGACAATTTTCCCGCGAACCGGGCGGCGCTGCCGATCCACGCCGCGCGGTTCAACGAGCTGTTCCGTTATCGCTGGGACCGCATCGTCGAGTTTCTGAAGCTGCACTATGTGCTGAGCCGGCGCGAGGAGCCCTATTGGCTCGCGCAGCGCGACGCGGCGCATATCCCGTCGCGGCTTGCCGAGATGCTGGCGCTCTGGCGCGACCAGCCGCCGTCGGCCTGGGATTTCCCGCGCGTCGACGAGATTTTCTCCGCCGAGAGCCACCAGTATATTCTCTATGGCATGGGCTTTCCGGTTCCTGCTGATCTGCCGACGACGGGCGGGCGTGCGGAAGGCTTGCTTGCCGACACCCGCCAGCGCGCGCGGTCGCTCGCCGCGGCGCTGCCCGCCAACCGCGATTATCTCGATACACTGCGACCCGGCGTGCAGGCTGCCGCGGCGCGACAGGAAGGAATTGGATGA
- a CDS encoding tryptophan halogenase family protein, with product MSDRKPVQRVVIAGGGTAGWMMAAAIARTMGHTVDLTLVESEAIGTIGVGESTIPPLVNFNRILGIPEPEFMRATQATFKLGILFDNWKHDGDSYFHSFGLSGKDHWSAGFQHFWLNARERGHEQPYEDYCLELVAGMQGKFAHLPEDRMNYAYHVDATLYGRYLRKLAEADGCTRVEGKITRVELDGETGDIAALHLDGERRVEGDMFVDCTGFRGLLIDGALHAGFEDWSHWLPNDSAIAVQSKHLGPPMPYTQAIAHDAGWQWRIPLQHRMGAGIVYTSGYLSRDEAYDRLMSSVGEPLIEPFDIKFKGGVRRKQWYRNCVAVGLAGGFVEPLEATTVHLIQRAVLRFIRLMPNGRVSERDAQEFNDQQRLDIEQIRDFVVLHYKATNRRDSPFWRHVANMPVPDTLQQKIELFRETGRVFRKNEELFAENSWVQVMMGQGIEPQTYHPIAAKLRDDEVERLFQTLRDNIAQTVATLPEHHAYVARYCGAEEPKAA from the coding sequence ATGAGCGACAGGAAACCGGTGCAGCGCGTCGTGATCGCGGGCGGGGGCACCGCGGGCTGGATGATGGCGGCTGCGATCGCGCGCACGATGGGGCACACGGTCGATCTGACACTCGTCGAGTCCGAGGCGATCGGGACGATCGGGGTGGGCGAGTCGACGATCCCGCCTCTGGTCAATTTCAACCGCATCCTCGGCATTCCCGAACCCGAATTCATGCGCGCGACGCAGGCGACCTTCAAACTGGGTATCCTGTTCGACAATTGGAAGCACGACGGCGACAGCTATTTTCACAGCTTTGGCCTGTCGGGCAAGGATCACTGGTCGGCGGGCTTCCAGCATTTCTGGCTCAACGCGCGCGAGCGCGGGCACGAACAGCCTTATGAGGATTATTGCCTGGAGCTCGTCGCGGGAATGCAGGGCAAGTTCGCGCATTTACCCGAAGACCGGATGAATTACGCCTATCATGTCGATGCGACGCTCTATGGCCGCTATCTGCGCAAGTTGGCCGAGGCGGATGGCTGCACGCGCGTCGAGGGCAAGATTACGCGTGTCGAGCTCGACGGCGAGACGGGCGATATCGCCGCGCTGCACCTCGATGGAGAGCGGCGGGTCGAGGGCGACATGTTCGTCGATTGCACCGGCTTTCGCGGCCTGCTGATCGACGGGGCGTTGCATGCGGGCTTCGAGGACTGGAGCCACTGGTTGCCCAATGACAGCGCAATCGCGGTGCAGTCCAAACATCTGGGCCCGCCAATGCCCTATACGCAGGCGATCGCGCACGATGCGGGCTGGCAATGGCGCATTCCGCTCCAGCACCGGATGGGCGCCGGGATCGTCTATACGAGTGGCTACCTGTCGCGCGACGAAGCCTATGACCGGTTGATGAGCAGCGTCGGCGAGCCGCTGATCGAGCCGTTCGACATCAAGTTTAAGGGCGGCGTGCGGCGCAAGCAATGGTATCGCAATTGCGTCGCCGTGGGTCTTGCCGGGGGCTTTGTCGAGCCGCTCGAGGCGACGACGGTGCATCTGATCCAGCGCGCGGTACTGCGTTTCATCCGGTTGATGCCGAACGGCCGCGTCAGCGAACGCGACGCGCAGGAGTTCAACGACCAGCAGCGGCTCGACATCGAGCAGATCCGCGATTTTGTCGTGCTCCATTACAAGGCGACGAATCGCCGCGACAGCCCCTTCTGGCGCCATGTCGCAAACATGCCGGTTCCCGATACGCTGCAACAGAAGATCGAGCTGTTTCGCGAAACGGGGCGCGTGTTCCGCAAGAATGAGGAGCTGTTCGCCGAGAATAGCTGGGTGCAGGTGATGATGGGGCAGGGGATCGAACCGCAGACCTATCACCCGATCGCCGCCAAGCTGCGCGACGACGAGGTCGAGCGATTGTTCCAGACGCTGCGCGACAATATCGCGCAGACGGTCGCGACGCTGCCCGAGCATCATGCCTATGTCGCGCGCTATTGCGGTGCCGAGGAGCCGAAGGCGGCCTGA
- a CDS encoding LacI family DNA-binding transcriptional regulator yields the protein MGRRRQSVTIKHVAADAGVSLQTVSRVINDEPNVRPEMKERVQASIDKLGYVPSIAAQRMSGSRSYLILAINDRERTIADWQGRQGVDWVDQMLLGGMLKCAEYGYRMIFELVDTHNDHVERELRAAIAALQPDGVILTPPHSDNPLIVGLLDQQKIPFARIGSRGGAAGIALTMDDEGSARRATRHLIDLGHQRIGFIAGSPEYSLSRWRVDGWTGEMAAAGLATEGLLVEGDFTYASGANAARQLLDSANPPTAIIASSDQMALATLEVARERGLDVPNQLSIVSFDNTPVVRFTQPALTAVDQPVAETASRAVELIIAAQRGAPRPTEPTRVQGGLVPRGSTAAPAVIHG from the coding sequence ATGGGGCGTCGGCGGCAGTCGGTCACGATCAAGCATGTTGCAGCCGACGCGGGCGTGTCGCTGCAGACGGTGAGCCGCGTCATCAACGACGAGCCCAATGTCCGCCCGGAAATGAAGGAGCGCGTCCAGGCGTCGATCGACAAATTGGGCTATGTCCCGTCGATCGCGGCGCAGCGGATGAGCGGGTCGCGATCCTATCTGATCCTGGCGATCAACGACCGCGAGCGCACGATTGCCGACTGGCAGGGACGGCAGGGCGTCGACTGGGTCGACCAGATGCTGCTCGGCGGGATGCTGAAATGCGCCGAATATGGCTATCGCATGATTTTCGAACTGGTCGACACGCACAACGACCATGTCGAGCGCGAATTGCGCGCGGCGATCGCAGCGCTCCAGCCCGACGGCGTGATCCTGACTCCGCCGCATTCGGACAACCCGCTGATCGTCGGCCTGCTCGACCAGCAGAAGATTCCGTTCGCACGCATCGGATCGCGCGGTGGCGCGGCGGGGATCGCGCTGACGATGGACGATGAGGGATCGGCGCGGCGCGCGACGCGGCACCTGATCGACCTTGGGCATCAGCGTATCGGCTTTATCGCGGGATCGCCCGAATATAGCCTCAGCCGTTGGCGCGTCGACGGCTGGACGGGCGAGATGGCGGCGGCGGGGTTGGCCACGGAAGGCCTGCTCGTCGAGGGCGATTTCACCTATGCGTCAGGGGCGAATGCGGCGCGCCAACTGCTCGATAGTGCGAACCCGCCCACCGCGATCATCGCGAGCAGCGACCAGATGGCGCTGGCGACGCTGGAGGTCGCGCGCGAAAGGGGGCTCGATGTGCCCAACCAGCTTTCGATCGTCAGCTTCGACAATACGCCCGTGGTGCGTTTCACCCAGCCGGCGCTGACTGCGGTCGACCAGCCGGTCGCCGAGACCGCATCGCGCGCGGTCGAGCTGATCATTGCGGCGCAGCGCGGCGCGCCGCGCCCGACCGAGCCGACGCGCGTGCAGGGCGGGCTGGTGCCGCGCGGGTCGACCGCCGCGCCGGCCGTCATTCATGGCTGA